The Leptolyngbya subtilissima AS-A7 genome includes a region encoding these proteins:
- a CDS encoding PIN domain-containing protein, translating to MSEDNQGVDLSVNEINRVLLIDLENCPDQIHQLKDNLEKFSKVVICYAKTGAKIPLDWLIPLSATVSSSKLKIFKMTNSGKNAADFGICFFAGVLMQELPKETHFSIVSNDTDLDHVVNLLKSQGRSAERIGMKKEGKEVTRTESETVDSVLISPVETYCKHLITYSKNRPAKKDTLLNGIKNKFKESPKSAAEVFRLLTVQGAVTLVENKVSYNNKKIQELANQS from the coding sequence ATGTCTGAAGACAATCAAGGCGTTGATTTAAGTGTCAATGAAATAAACAGAGTTTTGCTTATTGACTTGGAAAACTGCCCCGATCAGATTCATCAGCTAAAAGACAATCTAGAGAAATTTTCAAAAGTTGTAATTTGCTACGCTAAGACTGGAGCCAAAATCCCTCTTGACTGGCTAATTCCATTAAGTGCAACGGTAAGCTCAAGCAAGCTGAAAATTTTTAAGATGACAAATAGCGGCAAAAATGCAGCAGACTTTGGCATATGCTTTTTCGCTGGAGTTTTGATGCAAGAGTTGCCAAAAGAGACACATTTCTCGATTGTGTCTAATGACACTGATTTAGACCACGTTGTGAATTTGCTGAAAAGTCAAGGCCGCTCGGCAGAGCGCATAGGCATGAAAAAAGAAGGAAAGGAAGTCACTAGGACTGAGTCTGAAACCGTGGATTCAGTTTTGATATCTCCGGTTGAAACATATTGCAAACACCTTATAACCTACAGTAAAAATAGGCCTGCAAAGAAAGATACTCTGCTGAATGGTATTAAAAACAAATTCAAGGAATCTCCTAAATCAGCGGCGGAAGTATTTAGGCTCTTGACGGTTCAAGGCGCAGTAACCCTTGTTGAAAATAAGGTTTCCTATAACAACAAGAAGATTCAAGAGTTGGCAAACCAGTCTTAA
- a CDS encoding NAD(P)H-dependent oxidoreductase subunit E, whose protein sequence is MVSKRWLVQVCRHRSCDRGGSAAVLAAFQQHQSPNILVAESDCMGQCSAGPTVKVMPGNTWYCRVTPGDVPRIVEEHLEKGELVRDRLHPRFHPPDQDS, encoded by the coding sequence GTGGTTTCTAAGCGTTGGCTAGTGCAGGTGTGTCGGCATCGCTCGTGCGATCGCGGCGGTTCGGCGGCGGTACTGGCGGCGTTTCAGCAGCACCAAAGCCCCAACATTTTAGTGGCCGAGAGCGACTGCATGGGCCAGTGCAGCGCTGGACCTACGGTTAAAGTGATGCCCGGCAATACCTGGTACTGCCGGGTCACCCCTGGAGATGTGCCGAGAATTGTCGAAGAGCATTTGGAGAAGGGAGAACTGGTGCGCGATCGCCTCCACCCCCGCTTTCATCCACCTGATCAAGATTCATGA
- the purQ gene encoding phosphoribosylformylglycinamidine synthase subunit PurQ, producing MKFAVIVFPGANCDRDVAYVTRDILGQPTRMVWHEDSNLSDVDIVVVPGGFSYGDYLRCGAIARFSPAMQATVEHAKAGKPVLGICNGFQILTEVGLLPGALVRNRDMRFICDRVPLKVERTDLLWTSNYSAGQVITLPIAHGEGCYYADEATLAELEANKQIVFRYSGIDGSVDEESNLNGSLGNIAGICNRQGNVLGLMPHPERAADAVLGGVDGLPLFEGLVRSLVAA from the coding sequence ATGAAATTCGCCGTCATCGTTTTCCCTGGGGCCAACTGCGATCGCGACGTGGCCTACGTCACCCGTGACATTCTTGGGCAGCCCACTCGCATGGTCTGGCACGAAGACAGTAACCTAAGCGATGTGGATATCGTGGTGGTGCCCGGAGGCTTTAGCTATGGAGATTATCTGCGGTGTGGAGCGATCGCCCGCTTTTCGCCCGCTATGCAGGCTACGGTAGAGCACGCCAAAGCAGGCAAGCCGGTACTGGGCATTTGCAATGGGTTCCAGATTTTGACCGAGGTGGGGCTGCTGCCAGGGGCATTGGTGCGCAATCGAGATATGCGGTTTATCTGCGATCGCGTGCCCCTTAAAGTCGAGCGCACCGACCTGCTGTGGACGTCGAATTATTCTGCGGGCCAAGTGATCACCCTGCCCATTGCCCATGGGGAGGGCTGCTACTACGCCGACGAGGCCACCCTAGCCGAGCTAGAGGCCAATAAGCAAATCGTGTTTCGCTACAGCGGCATCGATGGGTCTGTGGATGAGGAATCCAACCTCAACGGCTCGCTAGGAAACATTGCGGGTATTTGTAACCGACAGGGCAATGTGCTGGGCCTGATGCCTCACCCCGAGCGGGCCGCTGATGCTGTGCTGGGCGGGGTAGACGGGCTGCCGCTGTTTGAAGGGTTAGTGCGATCGCTAGTGGCCGCCTAA
- the purS gene encoding phosphoribosylformylglycinamidine synthase subunit PurS, which yields MPHYSARIYVTLRPSVLDPAGTAVQSGLAHMGYDNVGPIRIGKYIELTLDAENDAAARQQLDRMCDQLLANPVIENYRFELQTLATA from the coding sequence TTGCCTCACTACAGCGCTCGCATCTATGTCACCCTGCGCCCCTCGGTGCTCGACCCGGCGGGCACCGCAGTGCAGTCTGGCCTGGCCCACATGGGTTACGACAACGTCGGCCCGATTCGCATTGGCAAATACATTGAGCTGACCCTCGATGCTGAGAATGACGCCGCCGCCAGGCAGCAACTCGATCGCATGTGCGATCAGCTCTTGGCTAACCCGGTGATTGAAAACTACCGCTTTGAGCTGCAAACCCTAGCGACAGCGTAA
- a CDS encoding Fur family transcriptional regulator: protein MVRRTRSQEKVLTVLKGLSKPISAQALYVEMRQDGNTTGLATVYRALDALKLEGAVQMRTLPSGEALYSLPQEDRHHLTCLQCGNTIAIDQCPVHDLEKQLHKAHEFKIFYHTLEFFGLCPRCQGSLSSAEASVS, encoded by the coding sequence ATGGTACGACGCACCCGCAGCCAAGAGAAAGTTTTGACCGTTCTAAAGGGTTTGAGTAAGCCAATTTCGGCCCAAGCTCTCTACGTCGAAATGCGGCAGGACGGCAACACTACGGGGCTTGCCACGGTCTACCGAGCGCTGGATGCTCTCAAGCTGGAGGGGGCGGTGCAGATGCGCACCCTGCCCTCGGGCGAAGCGCTCTACAGCCTGCCCCAAGAAGACCGCCACCACCTCACCTGCCTCCAGTGCGGCAACACTATCGCCATTGACCAGTGCCCCGTCCACGACCTGGAAAAACAGCTGCACAAGGCCCACGAATTCAAAATCTTCTACCACACCCTGGAGTTCTTCGGCCTCTGTCCCCGCTGCCAAGGCAGTCTGTCCAGCGCCGAAGCTTCAGTTTCTTAA